The Halostagnicola larsenii XH-48 region TCGAGCTGGACCATTCCCTGGGCCAGCAGGTTCTCGAAGGGCTCGCGGTGCTCTAAGCCCTCGTGGTCCGCGAGCACCTTCGTGAAGAATCGCGAGTAAAGCAGGTGCATCACGGCGTGTTCGATACCGCCGACGTACTGGTCGACCGGCATCCAGTCGTTGGCCCGCTCGAGGTCGAACGGCGCGTCCTCGAGGTCGGGCGAGACGTACCGCAGGAAGTACCACGAGGAGTCGACGAAGGTGTCCATCGTGTCCGTCTCTCGAGTGGCCTCGCTACCACAGTTCGGACAGGTCGTTTCCTTCCACTCCTCGGCGGCGTCGAGCGGGTTTCCGGTGGTGTTGATGAACTCGGGCAGTTCGACCGGCAGGTCTTCGTCGGGAACCATCACGGGGCCACAGTCGTCACACTGGACGACCGGGATCGGCGTCCCCCAGTAGCGCTGGCGGGAAATCCCCCAGTCGCGAAGCTGGTACTGGGTCGCCGCTTCCGCACTGTCGATGTCCGCAGTGAGCCGCTCGCGGGCGACCGCGCTCTCGAGGCCGGAGTACTCTCCGGAGTTGACGAGGACGCCGTCGTCGGTGAAGGCCGCCTCGCTGACGTCCGGCGCGTCGGGAACCGTCTCGCCGTCCCAGTCGTCGGGTTCGGGGGCGATGACGGGCACGATCTCCTCGCCCATCTTCTCGGCGAATTCGTGGTCGCGCTCGTCGTGGCCTGGCACGGCCATCAGCGCGCCCGTTCCCACGTCCGAGAGGACGAAGTCGGCGACGTAGACAGGAATCTCGTCGCCGGTCACGGGATTGGTCGCGGTCAGTCCCGTCTCGACGCCGTTGGGTTCGTCGCCCTCGGGATCGGCCTCCTCCTCGACGAAGTGGCGCACGTCGGCGTCTTCTTCCGCCAGCTCCTCGCTGATCGGGTGGTCCGGCGCGAGCGCGAAGAAAGTCGCGCCGTGGATGGTGTCGACGCGGGTGGTGAAAGCCTCGACGGAGCCGTGACCTTCTATTGCGAACTCGAGTTCGGTACCGAACTGGCGACCGATCCAGTTGCGTTGCATCTGGCGGACCGAGTTGGGCCACCCCTCTAAGTCGTCGATCGCCTCGAGCAGTTCGTCGGCGTACTCGGTGATCTTCAGGAACCACTGCTCGAGTTCGCGCTGGACGACCGGCGTGTCACAGCGCCAGCAGAGTTCGGCCTCGCCTTCGACCTGTTCGTCGGCGAGGACGGTCTCGCACTCGGGACACCAGTTGACCTCGGCGTCGCGTCGTTCGACCAGCCCTTCCTCGTGAAACCGAGAGAAGAGCCACTGGTTCCACCGGTAGTACTCCGGATCACAGGTCGCGAGTTCGCGCTCCCAGTCGTAGCCAAAGCCCATCGAGGTCATCTGCTCGCGCATCGTCTCGATGCAGTCGAGGGTCCAATCTCGAGGGTTCGTATCGCGTTCTTTGGCCGCGTTCTCCGCCGGTAGCCCGAACGCGTCCCAGCCCATCGGGTGGAGCACGTCGTCGCCGTTCATCCGTCGGTACCGGGCGTAGGCGTCCGTGATCGTGTAGTTCCGGACGTGGCCCATGTGGAGCTTGCCGGACGGATACGGGTACATCCCCAGCACGTACGTCGGATCCTCGACATCGTCGGGCGTCCGGTATGCGTTGCCCTCGTCCCACGCTTCCTGCCAGCGCCGTTCGACCGCCACGTGGTCGTATCCCTCTTCGGTCATCTCTTGATTAGGTGTGTTCGTGACGCGGCCCTATACCTTTCCATCCAAGTGCCGTCTTCGTTCCAAGTGCCGTCTTCGTTCGTCTCTGCTCGTCCCGTTCGTGGCCGGTTTTGGTCTGTCGCGGTTCGTCACCGCTAATCGATGCGGTCGACAATCGCCGGATCCGGCCGAGATCCACCTACTCGATATCGATCCGTTTCGACTCGTCGTCACCGCGCTCTTTCGGAAGCGTCACCGTCAGGACGCCGTTCGTAAAGGTCGCCGAGACGGCCTCCTCGTCGACCGGCTCCGGCAGCCGGATACGGCGGTTCGCCGATTTGCTCGTCCGCTCGCGACGAACGTACTCGCCCTCTTCGAACGCCGTCTCGTCCTCGCGGGTCGCCTCAAGACGGAGCGCACCGTCCGACAGCGTCAGCTCGATGTCGTCGGTTTCGTAGCCCGGCAGATCCGCCGTGACGACGAACTCCTCGCCCTCGTCGGCGACGTCGACGGCGACCGATCCGGGGACCTGGAGCCCGCCGCCGGTCATCATCCCCTCTTCGACCTGTTTGCTGATTCGATTGAGCAGTTCCTCGAGGTCGTCGAACGGGTTTTGTCGCATACTTCGAGTACGCACTCGAGGTGAATAAACTCTGCCCGTAGATTGCCGACGGACGGCCGCCGCGAAGGGGAGAGCCAGAAGGCATCCGGCGGCGTGGCGCTACTCGGAAAGCGTAACGGAGCCGTCCTCGAGTGCGTCTCCCAGCACGTCGCGGGCGTGACCGTCCGGATCGACGTTTTCGTAGACGGACTTCACCTCGCCGTCGGCGAGGAAGAACGTGGTCCGTGCGGCTGCACCGCCGCTGTGATCGACGCCGAAGCGATCCGCCAGGTCTCCCTCCGGATCGGCCAGCAGATCGAACTCGAGGCCTTCCGCCTCGCAGAATTCGCGGTGAGAATCGACGCCGTCGGTCGAGACGCCGTAGACGTCGACGCCGGCGTCCTGATAGGCGTCGTGCTCGCGCTGGAACTGAGTGGCCTCGATGGTGCAACCGGGCGTGTCGTCGCGCGGATAGAAGTAGACGACAGTCGGGTCGTCGAACGCGGGAGAGACCGTCTCGCCGTCCTGATTCGGTGCGGTGACCTCGGGCGCCTCGTCGCCTGTCTCGAGTACCATCGTATGCCCTCTCAGGGCGACGGCGAAAAACAGTTTGTGGTCGAGAAACTCCCGCTCGAACCCGGCACCTTCGAACCGGTCGGCGTCGCCAGAATCTTACTCGACGACGTGTTGGGTATCGTACGATCCCAACCGTCGGACCCAGCCGTTCTCCGCGAGTTCCTCGAGTTCCGCGAGCGCTTCCTCCGTCCGCGATTCGTACAGCCCCGCCTCGATGTCGATGTGGAAGACGTAATCGCCCAGCCGCTCGCCGCTCGGTCGCGACTCGAGTCGGGTGAGGTTGATGTTCCGATCGGCGAAGGGCTCGAGGAGTTCGAGGAGCAGACCCGGATAATCGACGTCCGGATAGGCGACGATGGAGGTTTTACCGCCGCCCGGTGACCGGTCTGCCGCCGGCGCGACCGCGAAAAACCGCGTCGCGTTCGAGGATTGTTCTTGGATGTCGTCGGCGATCACCTCGATACCGTCGCCGGCGTTATCCGGGTGGGCGATGCCGGCCATCGACGGGTCCTCGCGGGCGTATTCGACGCTCTGGGCCGTACTGGCGACGGCCTCGAGGGTCGCGTCCGGGTACGTAGTCTCGAGGTAGGACCGACACTGGGCGAGCGCCTGGGAGTGACTGGCGATCGTCTCGAAGTCCTCACCCTGGGCGAGCAGGGCGTGGTTGATTGGGGTAACGATTTCGCTGACGATCGCGATTTCGTACTCGGCGATGGCGTCGAGGCTCTCCGTAACGCTGCCTTCGATGCTGTTCTCGATGGGGATAATTCCCCGGTCGTACTCGCCGCTCGCGACAGCGTCGACGATCGCCGTCACCGACTGACGGAAGTCGATGTCGTCGCCGATCGCTTTCGCTGCTCGGTGAGAGTAGGTTCCTTCCGGACCGAGCGTGACTACGGTCATGACTCGTAGTTTATGGGTCGAAAGGAAAAGCCCATCGGGAAGTCCGCTCCCAGAACTGCGATCGAGGCCGGCGTTTTGCCTGCTCGAGAACGAGTCGAAATCGACCCGTTCGACGATTACGACGCCGAATCCCTAGTCGCCGCTCGAAGGCGACGTGCCGTCAGTCGGCGGGCCGTCGTGGACCAGCCAGCCGTCTTCGGTCGCACGTTCGGCGACGTCCGGCTGAAAGACCCACGAGGTTAGCAGCAGAATCGGGATCATGGTGAGTGCGACGACGGCGTACCCCAGATGAAGGTTCAAAAACGGAGCGGCGAAGATAAGCGGGTAAACGGTGCCGCCGACCGTCCCGATACCGCCGACGATCCCGGCAACGGTTCCGGAGTTGTCCGGAAACATCGCGGGAACCTGCGCGAAGATCGCTCCTTCGGAAAACGCACAGCCTACGCCGACGAGAAAGCCCGCGATGACGGCGAGGTAGATGTTCCCGCTCAAGCCGGCAGCCGTCATGCCGAACAGTGCAAGCACGACGAACGTCATCGTCGCGAACGTCCACTGCTCGCGGTAGCGACCCGTGAACCACGGGAGGATCTCCGTCTCCGTGCGGGCTAAGACGTCGCTCACGTAACCACCGATCGGACGGAGCAGTCCCGCCGCAACCGAGAACGTCGCCGCGAACGTCGCCGCGATCACGATGTCGCCCTGCCCGAAGCCCTCGCGGTAGTACGTCCCCAGCCAGCCGTTCATCGCCACCTCGAGGCCGAAGGTCATCAGATACGCGACCGAGAGGACGACCGCGCCGTGGCGGGTCGCGATGTAGAGCCACTGTTGGAAGCTCACCCCCGCCTTGGTCGAAGCCCGTTTCTCCGCGCTTTTGGCCGCATCGCCGAACGCGAAGTAGAGGACGCCGACGACGATCGCGAGCACGCCGGTGTAGAAGAACGCGGCCCGCCAGTTCGACGCGAACAGCGGACCGACGTATCCCTCACCGAAGATCCGCGGAAGAGTGAAGTACGCGCCCAACCCTGCCCCGGCGTTGCCGATACCGGCGAAGATTCCCTCCGCCAGTCCGAGGTTCTCCTCTTCGAACCACTCGGCGACGTGTTGGATTCCGATGACGAAGGTGATGCCGGCCAGCGAGGCGACGATCCGCGACGCGGTAAACACCTCGTAGGTCGTCGCGTACGCGCTGATGATCGAGAACACGCCCACGGTCAACATCGTGAAACCGGCCGTCACCGGTGCTCCGAGTTTATCGGTAAGTGGACCGATGACGATCCGACCCAGCGGAACGGCGATGACGGCAGCGCTCGAGACCACGCCGAGTTGGGCCACCGACAGCCCGAATTCGTCGGCGATTTCACCCGTAAACGGGGCGAACGAGAACCAAATGACGAACCCGAGATTGAACATCGCCGTCGCGAGGAGCAAGTTCTTCCACTTCGGGTCGATCATGCGCGAACCTCACCCGGTTTGCTCGGCTGGTGAGACAGCTGACGACCGTCGAGACCGGTCCGTCTCTCCCCGGACTGCCGAGCTGGCGTGTTCCAC contains the following coding sequences:
- the leuS gene encoding leucine--tRNA ligase is translated as MTEEGYDHVAVERRWQEAWDEGNAYRTPDDVEDPTYVLGMYPYPSGKLHMGHVRNYTITDAYARYRRMNGDDVLHPMGWDAFGLPAENAAKERDTNPRDWTLDCIETMREQMTSMGFGYDWERELATCDPEYYRWNQWLFSRFHEEGLVERRDAEVNWCPECETVLADEQVEGEAELCWRCDTPVVQRELEQWFLKITEYADELLEAIDDLEGWPNSVRQMQRNWIGRQFGTELEFAIEGHGSVEAFTTRVDTIHGATFFALAPDHPISEELAEEDADVRHFVEEEADPEGDEPNGVETGLTATNPVTGDEIPVYVADFVLSDVGTGALMAVPGHDERDHEFAEKMGEEIVPVIAPEPDDWDGETVPDAPDVSEAAFTDDGVLVNSGEYSGLESAVARERLTADIDSAEAATQYQLRDWGISRQRYWGTPIPVVQCDDCGPVMVPDEDLPVELPEFINTTGNPLDAAEEWKETTCPNCGSEATRETDTMDTFVDSSWYFLRYVSPDLEDAPFDLERANDWMPVDQYVGGIEHAVMHLLYSRFFTKVLADHEGLEHREPFENLLAQGMVQLEGEKMSKSVGNVVSPQRIVEEYGADTARLFMMQAAQPERDFDWSEEGVRSTYAFLTRLKELVEEYAESPPDGDDDAVASYVESEIDAAIAISSAEYDDLTFNAAVRESQALVRTLRQYAEYTEPHAATYERGLSAVVRLLAPVAPHIAEELYDALGNDEFVADAPWPSATVDRDHVEKRRNLVENTREDIRQIIDVAGIEDPKSIDVVVAPEWKYDALEIAIESDADNLIGELMQNSEIRERGDAAASYGQDLQAEREALTRPLEVDAEYDALESAVWLIEREFDVPVRVVRATDADDDVLRNAEPGRPAIEIED
- a CDS encoding Hsp20/alpha crystallin family protein, giving the protein MRQNPFDDLEELLNRISKQVEEGMMTGGGLQVPGSVAVDVADEGEEFVVTADLPGYETDDIELTLSDGALRLEATREDETAFEEGEYVRRERTSKSANRRIRLPEPVDEEAVSATFTNGVLTVTLPKERGDDESKRIDIE
- a CDS encoding peroxiredoxin; its protein translation is MVLETGDEAPEVTAPNQDGETVSPAFDDPTVVYFYPRDDTPGCTIEATQFQREHDAYQDAGVDVYGVSTDGVDSHREFCEAEGLEFDLLADPEGDLADRFGVDHSGGAAARTTFFLADGEVKSVYENVDPDGHARDVLGDALEDGSVTLSE
- the pheA gene encoding prephenate dehydratase — its product is MTVVTLGPEGTYSHRAAKAIGDDIDFRQSVTAIVDAVASGEYDRGIIPIENSIEGSVTESLDAIAEYEIAIVSEIVTPINHALLAQGEDFETIASHSQALAQCRSYLETTYPDATLEAVASTAQSVEYAREDPSMAGIAHPDNAGDGIEVIADDIQEQSSNATRFFAVAPAADRSPGGGKTSIVAYPDVDYPGLLLELLEPFADRNINLTRLESRPSGERLGDYVFHIDIEAGLYESRTEEALAELEELAENGWVRRLGSYDTQHVVE
- a CDS encoding MFS transporter, yielding MIDPKWKNLLLATAMFNLGFVIWFSFAPFTGEIADEFGLSVAQLGVVSSAAVIAVPLGRIVIGPLTDKLGAPVTAGFTMLTVGVFSIISAYATTYEVFTASRIVASLAGITFVIGIQHVAEWFEEENLGLAEGIFAGIGNAGAGLGAYFTLPRIFGEGYVGPLFASNWRAAFFYTGVLAIVVGVLYFAFGDAAKSAEKRASTKAGVSFQQWLYIATRHGAVVLSVAYLMTFGLEVAMNGWLGTYYREGFGQGDIVIAATFAATFSVAAGLLRPIGGYVSDVLARTETEILPWFTGRYREQWTFATMTFVVLALFGMTAAGLSGNIYLAVIAGFLVGVGCAFSEGAIFAQVPAMFPDNSGTVAGIVGGIGTVGGTVYPLIFAAPFLNLHLGYAVVALTMIPILLLTSWVFQPDVAERATEDGWLVHDGPPTDGTSPSSGD